The Thalassotalea nanhaiensis genome has a window encoding:
- a CDS encoding 1-aminocyclopropane-1-carboxylate deaminase/D-cysteine desulfhydrase — protein sequence MNLSPVNQIFHPRFKEHSVEVFVKRDDLIHPIISGNKWRKLKYNLLSAQELGYQQILSFGGAFSNHIHALAFACSQHNLQSVGIIRGEEQYQHNFTLSWAKHWQMELKFVDRLTYKQRSNTEYLEQLQSEYPNAFIVPEGGSNQLALPGMGEVITELNEQIEYDYLFTPVGSGGTIAGLVKADKNQHKILGVAVLKQQGYLTDEVNTLLEDSAEEYNKWQILNQFHRGGYGKYMPEDAARIIEFSQTTGVPFEPVYSGKMVLALLDLLEQGYFEAGAKIMLLHTGGLQGLGGMAERGLLNPADWPVPKHAPSQSR from the coding sequence ATGAATTTAAGTCCAGTAAACCAAATTTTTCATCCCCGCTTTAAGGAACACTCGGTAGAGGTGTTTGTTAAACGCGATGATCTAATTCATCCAATTATTTCTGGCAATAAATGGCGCAAACTAAAATACAATTTACTTTCTGCTCAAGAATTAGGTTATCAACAAATTCTAAGTTTTGGCGGAGCCTTTTCAAACCACATTCACGCATTAGCTTTTGCCTGTTCACAACATAATTTGCAAAGTGTAGGCATTATTCGAGGTGAAGAGCAGTATCAGCATAATTTCACCTTAAGTTGGGCAAAACACTGGCAGATGGAGTTGAAATTTGTTGATCGGCTGACTTATAAACAACGTAGTAATACGGAGTACTTAGAACAGCTACAATCTGAATATCCTAATGCATTTATTGTTCCTGAAGGAGGAAGTAATCAATTAGCGCTGCCAGGAATGGGAGAGGTAATTACTGAATTAAATGAACAAATTGAATATGACTATTTATTCACCCCTGTTGGCAGTGGAGGCACTATTGCTGGCTTAGTTAAAGCAGATAAAAATCAGCATAAAATACTTGGCGTGGCCGTTTTAAAACAACAAGGCTATTTAACCGATGAAGTTAATACGTTATTAGAAGATTCAGCCGAGGAATATAACAAATGGCAGATATTGAACCAATTTCATCGTGGCGGTTACGGAAAATACATGCCTGAAGATGCGGCTCGAATAATAGAATTTAGCCAAACTACAGGTGTGCCCTTTGAGCCGGTATATTCAGGTAAAATGGTATTGGCGTTGTTAGATTTATTAGAGCAAGGATATTTTGAGGCCGGCGCAAAAATAATGCTGCTACATACTGGAGGGTTGCAAGGCCTTGGCGGCATGGCTGAACGAGGCTTATTAAACCCCGCTGATTGGCCCGTACCTAAACATGCTCCTTCTCAAAGTAGATAA
- a CDS encoding complement resistance protein TraT, with amino-acid sequence MKKFNRYFTSLFMVFFTLSLVGCGALHTSIKKRNLDVQTKMSSTVWLDPVPAEKRTVFLQLRNTSDKQGLTYENEVRAAIAAKGYQIIDNPDIAHYWLQVNVLQVGRTDLRAGDSFGSFGSAVAGAAAGAQFGGGSGQVAAGVAGAGLGVIFDAMVDDNLFTMITDIQISEKVKDGVRVNQSEKAVLKQGESGSKTQTSSEVVDRKKYQTRIVSLANKANLEFAEAEPPLRQGLINSLSGML; translated from the coding sequence ATGAAAAAATTTAATAGATACTTTACCAGTTTATTTATGGTGTTCTTTACCTTGTCGCTTGTTGGTTGTGGCGCTTTGCACACCTCTATTAAAAAGCGCAATTTAGATGTGCAAACTAAAATGTCCTCAACGGTTTGGCTTGATCCGGTACCTGCTGAAAAACGAACAGTATTTTTACAGCTTAGAAATACATCTGATAAACAAGGCCTAACTTATGAAAATGAAGTAAGGGCAGCAATTGCGGCAAAGGGCTATCAAATTATTGATAACCCCGATATTGCTCATTACTGGTTACAAGTTAATGTATTACAAGTTGGTCGTACTGATTTAAGAGCGGGTGATTCATTTGGTTCATTTGGCTCAGCAGTTGCTGGCGCAGCAGCCGGAGCACAGTTTGGCGGCGGTAGTGGTCAAGTAGCAGCTGGTGTCGCTGGCGCTGGTTTAGGTGTGATTTTTGATGCCATGGTTGATGATAATCTGTTTACCATGATCACAGACATTCAAATCTCTGAAAAAGTTAAAGACGGGGTCAGAGTAAATCAGTCGGAAAAAGCCGTATTGAAACAAGGTGAATCAGGTTCGAAAACACAAACCAGCTCAGAAGTGGTTGATCGTAAGAAGTATCAAACTCGTATAGTGTCACTTGCTAATAAAGCGAATTTAGAGTTTGCTGAAGCTGAGCCACCGTTACGCCAAGGGTTGATTAATTCGTTATCAGGAATGTTGTAG
- a CDS encoding complement resistance protein TraT, whose product MIRFNGLIITVIFALSLGLSGCSALSTSVKKKDLAVETKMSATIVLDPVTSDKRTVYLQLRNTSDKQSLDYQTPVAAAIKAKGYTIVEDPEKAHFWIQANILQVGKSDLRTVNGKTDQGYGAAIQGAKIGSMFGDGDGQLAATVVGGLIGIITDAMVDDIVYVMVTDLQISEKAKQGVDVTESNNATLKQGDSGEQTQQSVETVDRKKYQTRITSTANQVNLTFEEAEQQLLEGLIQSMSGIL is encoded by the coding sequence GTGATTCGGTTTAATGGACTAATAATTACAGTAATTTTTGCATTGTCGCTAGGTTTGTCTGGTTGCAGTGCGTTAAGTACGTCAGTTAAAAAGAAGGATTTGGCCGTTGAAACTAAGATGTCAGCTACGATAGTTTTAGATCCGGTAACGAGTGATAAAAGAACGGTTTACCTACAGCTGCGAAATACTTCAGACAAACAAAGTTTAGATTACCAAACGCCCGTAGCCGCTGCGATTAAGGCTAAGGGCTATACTATTGTAGAAGACCCTGAAAAAGCACACTTTTGGATTCAAGCCAATATTTTACAAGTGGGTAAGTCAGACTTGAGAACGGTTAATGGCAAAACCGATCAAGGTTACGGTGCAGCAATTCAAGGTGCTAAAATAGGATCGATGTTTGGTGATGGTGATGGTCAATTAGCAGCCACCGTCGTTGGTGGCTTGATAGGTATTATCACCGATGCCATGGTAGACGATATTGTTTATGTAATGGTTACCGATTTACAAATATCTGAAAAAGCTAAACAGGGCGTTGATGTTACTGAATCTAATAATGCTACCCTCAAACAAGGCGATTCAGGTGAGCAAACTCAACAAAGCGTAGAAACTGTTGATAGAAAAAAATACCAGACGCGTATTACGTCTACCGCGAATCAAGTAAATTTAACGTTTGAAGAAGCCGAACAACAGCTGCTTGAAGGTTTAATTCAATCGATGTCAGGAATATTATAA
- the dapA gene encoding 4-hydroxy-tetrahydrodipicolinate synthase, with translation MKRLKSASLITAIKTPYNHEGNIDISTYDKLVEQQISAGVDGIVVGGTTGEGHLLNWEEHLMLIGHSANKFSDRLIIVGNTGSNNTREAVNATEKGFAMGMDAALQINPYYGRTSTAGVLDHFNRVLDVGPAFIYNVPGRTGQDLTPDIIEPLSTHKNFIGVKECTGNERISYYEKQGIACWSGNDDESFAGRHQFGSHGVISVSSNIIPGLMRTLMDENNVELNNELQGLMKWLFCEPNPIALNTALMMTNAVEKIFRVPYHALNLEQRQQGFELLSKLDSKNYVGDGLSLLDDSDFIYKI, from the coding sequence ATGAAGCGATTAAAGTCGGCCAGTTTAATTACCGCGATAAAAACACCTTATAATCATGAAGGTAATATCGATATTTCTACTTATGACAAGTTAGTAGAGCAACAAATATCAGCAGGTGTAGACGGCATAGTTGTTGGTGGTACCACAGGTGAAGGTCACTTACTTAATTGGGAAGAACATTTAATGCTGATTGGCCACAGTGCCAACAAATTTAGTGACCGATTAATCATTGTTGGTAATACTGGCAGTAATAATACCCGAGAAGCAGTAAATGCCACAGAAAAAGGCTTTGCTATGGGGATGGATGCTGCGCTGCAAATAAACCCATATTACGGCAGAACATCTACCGCTGGTGTACTCGATCATTTTAATCGCGTTCTTGATGTTGGCCCAGCGTTTATTTATAACGTCCCCGGCAGAACAGGCCAAGATTTAACCCCTGATATCATCGAGCCATTATCTACGCATAAAAATTTCATTGGTGTGAAAGAATGTACCGGTAATGAACGTATTAGTTACTATGAAAAACAAGGGATTGCTTGTTGGTCAGGAAATGATGATGAAAGCTTTGCAGGACGTCATCAGTTTGGTTCACATGGTGTTATCTCGGTTAGCTCAAATATCATCCCAGGGTTAATGCGCACCTTAATGGATGAGAATAATGTTGAGCTTAATAACGAATTACAGGGATTAATGAAATGGCTATTCTGTGAGCCAAATCCTATCGCTTTAAATACTGCCTTAATGATGACTAACGCAGTTGAGAAAATATTCCGAGTGCCGTATCACGCTTTAAATCTAGAACAGCGTCAACAAGGCTTTGAACTATTATCTAAACTTGATAGTAAAAACTATGTTGGAGATGGCTTATCGTTATTAGATGATAGTGACTTTATTTATAAAATTTAA
- the rplI gene encoding 50S ribosomal protein L9, whose product MQVILLDKIAKLGGLGDQVTVKSGYARNYLLPQGKAVIASKANVEHFEARRAELEAKLAGVLATAEARAAKLVELAEVTIASKAGDEGKLFGSIGTNDIATAITEAGVEVAKAEVRLPLGSIRETGTNEIVIHLHADVDTTINVVVIAEA is encoded by the coding sequence ATGCAAGTAATTCTTCTTGATAAAATTGCCAAATTAGGCGGCCTGGGTGATCAGGTAACAGTTAAGTCTGGCTATGCTCGTAACTACTTATTACCTCAAGGTAAAGCAGTTATCGCATCAAAAGCTAACGTTGAACACTTCGAAGCACGTCGTGCTGAACTTGAAGCTAAATTAGCTGGCGTTCTAGCAACTGCTGAAGCTCGTGCTGCTAAATTAGTAGAACTAGCTGAAGTTACTATCGCTTCTAAAGCTGGTGACGAAGGTAAATTGTTCGGTTCTATCGGTACTAACGATATTGCTACTGCAATTACTGAAGCTGGTGTTGAAGTTGCTAAAGCAGAAGTTCGTCTTCCTTTAGGTTCAATCCGTGAAACAGGTACTAACGAAATCGTTATTCACCTTCACGCAGACGTAGACACAACTATCAACGTTGTTGTTATCGCTGAAGCTTAA
- the rpsR gene encoding 30S ribosomal protein S18: MSRFFRRRKFCRFSAEGVAEIDYKDIATLKNYITESGKIVPSRITGTSAKYQRQLGRAIKRARYLSLLPYTDLHK; the protein is encoded by the coding sequence ATGTCACGTTTTTTTAGACGTCGTAAATTCTGTCGCTTTAGCGCAGAGGGCGTTGCTGAGATCGATTACAAAGATATCGCAACGTTAAAAAACTATATCACTGAAAGTGGTAAAATCGTTCCTAGCCGTATCACTGGTACATCAGCTAAGTATCAACGTCAACTTGGTCGTGCGATCAAGCGTGCTCGTTACTTATCTTTATTACCATATACTGATTTACACAAGTAA
- the priB gene encoding primosomal replication protein N: MTENCLTLVGSVVKAPDVSISPAGIAHIKFSLEHRSMQMEDGLNRQVFVRMQVVATGQWSQKISRELIAGSNVRVNGFINRHETRNGNPILVLHASQIEMIK; the protein is encoded by the coding sequence GTGACTGAAAATTGTCTGACTTTGGTAGGCTCGGTAGTTAAGGCTCCGGATGTATCAATTAGCCCCGCGGGGATTGCCCATATTAAGTTTTCATTAGAGCATCGCTCAATGCAAATGGAAGATGGACTAAACCGTCAAGTGTTCGTAAGAATGCAAGTAGTGGCAACAGGTCAATGGTCACAAAAAATATCTCGTGAATTAATAGCGGGCAGTAACGTAAGAGTGAATGGTTTTATTAATCGTCACGAAACTAGAAATGGTAACCCAATTTTAGTGTTACATGCTTCGCAAATTGAAATGATTAAATAG
- the rpsF gene encoding 30S ribosomal protein S6: MRHYEIVFMVHPDQSEQVTGMIQRYSDMITAAEGTIHRLEDWGRRQLAYPINKLHKAHYVLMNIEAPQSVIDELETSFRYNDVVIRNMIMRTKGAVTEASPMAAAKDDRREDRREKKEVTKEAPAAPAPVAEEAASAE; this comes from the coding sequence ATGCGTCATTACGAAATCGTATTTATGGTTCACCCTGATCAGAGTGAACAAGTAACTGGTATGATCCAACGTTACTCAGACATGATCACTGCTGCTGAAGGCACAATCCACCGTCTTGAAGACTGGGGTCGTCGTCAATTAGCATACCCAATCAATAAACTACACAAAGCACACTATGTTCTTATGAACATTGAAGCGCCTCAGTCAGTTATTGATGAGTTAGAAACTTCTTTCCGTTATAACGATGTTGTTATTCGTAACATGATCATGCGCACTAAAGGCGCGGTAACTGAAGCATCACCTATGGCTGCTGCTAAAGATGACCGTCGCGAAGATCGCCGCGAGAAAAAAGAAGTTACTAAAGAAGCTCCAGCTGCACCAGCACCAGTTGCTGAAGAAGCTGCAAGCGCAGAATAG
- the gspD gene encoding type II secretion system secretin GspD has translation MFTYLSNILQCVKFNNSFLLFTAFLFYSFSTQAEETFHPNFNGTEINEFIDIVGKNLQKSMIIDPKVEGLVNVRSYQRLNKKQYFQFFQNVLNVYGYAAVAEGDVIKVLPNSDAKKTNVRISDKNSPGKGDEIVHRIVKVKNITVRELSPLLRQLNDQSGNGNVVSYDPANVVVLTGSASSVQQLTKLIENIDKFGATGTEIIQLAHASASELVVIIETTLMSQNKKANNALLNTKIVADNRSNAIVVSGPEQNRVAIIKLINQLDKKLQLAGNTRIYYLKYANAEELVEILQGVSNSSTQTTSDKPAKANINIDAHPDTNALIITAKQSLFPALETVIRKLDIRRAQVLVEAIIVEILETDGMDLGVQWYGENGLVQFNNAQVPIGSIIHGKNNDQDEASTTSDDDDLAQMLSGAKGAIVGIGNDDWGALLQAVAVNTNSNILATPSITTVDNEEASFLVGQEIPIITGSAAGDNNSNPFQTVERQEVGIKLTVTPQINEGTAVQLIIAQEVSSVSGTSGVDVSLNKRTINTTVLAEDGDTIVLGGLIDEDVQEVEQKVPFLGDIPYLGRLFSSTSTTVRKRNLMVFIKPTILRLASDADYMSQLKYHSIRNKSLERRDKGLSLMPVENIPVLPKIEESE, from the coding sequence ATGTTTACATATCTAAGCAACATTCTTCAGTGCGTTAAATTCAACAATAGTTTTCTGCTCTTCACTGCGTTTCTGTTCTATAGTTTTTCAACGCAAGCCGAAGAAACATTTCACCCCAACTTTAATGGCACCGAAATAAATGAGTTTATCGACATTGTCGGTAAAAATTTACAAAAATCGATGATCATTGATCCAAAAGTAGAGGGCTTGGTGAATGTACGCAGTTATCAACGCCTAAACAAAAAGCAGTACTTTCAGTTTTTTCAAAATGTACTTAATGTTTATGGCTATGCTGCTGTTGCAGAGGGCGACGTGATCAAAGTATTACCTAATAGTGATGCAAAGAAGACCAATGTTCGCATCAGTGACAAAAATAGCCCTGGTAAAGGTGATGAAATTGTTCATCGAATTGTAAAAGTCAAAAACATTACAGTACGAGAATTATCGCCTTTACTGCGCCAATTAAACGATCAATCGGGTAATGGTAATGTCGTCAGTTATGATCCAGCAAATGTTGTGGTGCTAACCGGTAGTGCCAGTTCAGTACAACAATTAACAAAATTAATCGAAAATATTGATAAGTTTGGGGCGACAGGAACAGAAATAATTCAACTGGCGCACGCCTCTGCAAGTGAGTTAGTGGTAATTATTGAAACCACATTAATGAGCCAAAATAAAAAAGCTAACAACGCACTATTGAACACCAAAATTGTCGCAGATAACCGTAGTAACGCTATCGTCGTTTCAGGTCCAGAGCAAAACAGAGTCGCGATCATAAAACTAATAAATCAGTTAGATAAAAAACTGCAACTGGCCGGTAATACCAGAATTTACTATCTAAAGTACGCAAACGCCGAAGAACTAGTAGAAATTTTGCAAGGGGTGAGTAATTCAAGTACTCAAACAACCAGTGATAAACCAGCAAAAGCTAACATAAACATTGATGCTCACCCTGATACTAATGCCTTAATTATTACCGCTAAACAGTCTTTATTTCCCGCACTTGAAACGGTTATTCGAAAATTAGATATTCGCCGTGCACAAGTGTTGGTAGAAGCAATAATCGTCGAAATTCTTGAAACAGATGGCATGGACTTGGGGGTGCAATGGTATGGTGAAAATGGTCTTGTGCAGTTTAACAATGCCCAAGTTCCCATTGGTTCTATAATACATGGCAAAAATAATGATCAGGATGAAGCATCTACCACTTCTGATGATGACGATCTTGCGCAAATGTTAAGCGGTGCTAAAGGTGCCATAGTTGGTATCGGTAATGATGATTGGGGCGCGCTTTTACAGGCCGTGGCGGTAAATACTAATTCTAATATTTTAGCGACACCAAGCATTACCACGGTAGACAATGAAGAAGCATCGTTTTTAGTTGGACAAGAGATCCCAATTATTACCGGCTCTGCAGCAGGAGATAATAATTCCAACCCCTTTCAAACAGTAGAACGCCAAGAAGTAGGCATTAAACTGACCGTGACTCCACAAATTAACGAAGGTACAGCAGTACAGTTGATTATTGCCCAAGAAGTATCATCGGTTAGTGGGACATCGGGTGTCGATGTCAGTTTAAATAAGCGCACCATAAATACTACAGTATTAGCCGAAGATGGCGATACCATTGTGCTTGGCGGCTTAATCGATGAAGACGTGCAAGAGGTAGAACAAAAAGTGCCCTTTTTAGGTGATATTCCTTATTTGGGCAGGTTATTCAGCTCTACCAGTACCACTGTAAGAAAGCGTAATTTAATGGTGTTTATCAAGCCGACAATTTTGCGTCTAGCCAGTGATGCTGATTACATGAGTCAGTTAAAATATCACAGCATCAGAAACAAAAGCCTGGAGCGAAGAGATAAAGGTTTAAGCCTAATGCCAGTAGAAAACATACCGGTATTGCCAAAAATTGAAGAAAGTGAGTAA
- the rlmB gene encoding 23S rRNA (guanosine(2251)-2'-O)-methyltransferase RlmB, which yields MAKHDELVFGIHAVTALMNKSPERFIELWCLKGREDERLLPIINLARKYGVSVQMMHRKALDDKSEGEQHQGVIAKVKPGKVFTEHDLTDIVEQTQAKNEQPFLLILDGVTDPHNLGACLRNADAAGVQAIVVPKDNAARITSTVRKVAVGAAESIPLIQVTNLARSMKALQEMGIWIIGTAGEATQSLYDCKLTGPMALVMGAEGKGMRRLTRETCDDLVKLPMAGEVSSLNVSVASGICLFEIVRQRLAS from the coding sequence ATGGCAAAGCACGACGAATTAGTTTTTGGTATTCACGCAGTAACGGCTTTAATGAACAAAAGCCCGGAGCGTTTTATTGAACTTTGGTGTTTAAAAGGGCGTGAAGATGAACGCTTGTTACCAATTATAAACCTTGCCAGAAAATATGGTGTATCTGTACAGATGATGCACCGCAAAGCCTTGGATGATAAGAGTGAAGGTGAGCAACATCAGGGCGTTATTGCTAAAGTAAAGCCGGGTAAAGTATTTACTGAACATGATTTAACCGACATTGTAGAGCAAACACAGGCTAAAAATGAGCAGCCATTCTTATTAATATTAGATGGTGTTACTGACCCACATAATCTTGGCGCCTGTTTGCGCAATGCTGATGCTGCAGGTGTTCAAGCTATTGTGGTACCTAAAGACAATGCTGCCCGGATTACTTCTACTGTGCGTAAAGTAGCCGTAGGCGCTGCTGAAAGTATTCCATTAATTCAAGTTACTAACCTTGCTCGTTCGATGAAAGCCCTGCAAGAAATGGGTATTTGGATAATTGGCACAGCCGGTGAAGCTACGCAGTCTCTTTATGATTGTAAATTAACAGGTCCAATGGCACTGGTAATGGGGGCTGAAGGTAAAGGCATGCGCCGCTTAACTCGCGAAACTTGTGATGACTTAGTAAAGCTGCCAATGGCTGGCGAAGTATCCAGCCTAAATGTGTCGGTAGCGTCAGGTATTTGCTTGTTTGAAATTGTTCGTCAACGACTCGCATCTTAG
- the rnr gene encoding ribonuclease R codes for MKHKDPHHQRESAKYDNPVASREFLLSLLEQKGHPMTFVQVCKELGYKDEDQKVGVKRRLRAMENAGQLVFTKFKQYAIASKSSVITGVVIGHRDGFGFLKPDEGDKDLYIPYHEMRKLIHGDVVEARVTESSDAKGRQEVRILDILQPRKDKIIGRIFVEKSVITVIPEDARISHEIIIPSDKRLGARQGQMVIVDIIQRPTKRTTPLGKITEVLGEHMAPGMEIQVALHQHDLPHSWSEELLKEISSLTPEVDEDAKKGRIDLRELPLVTIDGEDARDFDDAVYCRPEKDGGWRLWVAIADVSYYVRPGTALDGEAIKRGNSVYFPNQVIPMLPEVLSNGLCSLNPDVDRLCMVSEMSISANGKLQDAKFYPAVMNSHARFTYTKVAAILEGDVDLREQYKERVGDLEELHRLYHSLVVARRGRGAIEFETEEVRFIFNADRKIDSVEPVIRNDAHKIIEECMILANVATAEFVTKHEKPGLYRVHDKPNEEKYNNLVKYLAELGIELTKKDEPTSADFGEIIEKVADRPDHELIQTMLLRSMKQAVYQCENLGHFGLALPAYSHFTSPIRRYPDLVIHRVIKAILENQENSTVNAGFYEYDQQEASELGEHCSMTERRADDATREVSDWLKCEFMQDHVGDTFTGVIATVTNFGFFVRLQDFHIEGLVHISSLGKDYYSHDEVRMCLVGENSKKKYHVGDILEVQVAAVNLEEKKIDLILGGESSVTDLNKKQKKKVKSTQYKAENKTKSKAGERKPFEPGKSKSKTKDKGKSKAGKRQKAKGRPGKNARKKAKS; via the coding sequence GTGAAGCATAAAGACCCCCACCATCAACGTGAATCAGCCAAATACGATAACCCTGTGGCCAGTCGTGAATTTCTTTTATCTTTGTTAGAGCAAAAAGGTCATCCGATGACGTTTGTGCAAGTTTGCAAAGAGCTTGGTTATAAAGATGAAGATCAAAAGGTTGGTGTTAAACGACGTTTACGAGCAATGGAAAATGCTGGTCAACTGGTATTTACTAAATTTAAACAGTATGCAATTGCTAGTAAATCATCGGTAATTACCGGTGTGGTGATCGGTCATCGTGACGGCTTTGGATTTTTAAAACCGGACGAAGGTGATAAAGACTTATATATTCCTTATCATGAAATGCGAAAACTGATTCATGGCGACGTTGTTGAAGCAAGAGTGACGGAAAGCTCTGATGCAAAAGGGCGTCAAGAAGTTCGAATTCTAGATATTTTACAGCCGCGTAAAGATAAAATTATCGGACGAATTTTTGTTGAAAAATCGGTAATTACTGTTATTCCTGAAGATGCTCGTATTAGTCATGAGATAATTATCCCAAGTGACAAACGTTTAGGTGCGCGACAAGGGCAAATGGTGATTGTTGATATCATTCAACGTCCAACCAAACGAACAACCCCTTTAGGCAAAATTACGGAAGTACTTGGTGAGCATATGGCGCCGGGTATGGAAATACAGGTTGCTTTACATCAACACGATTTACCCCATTCATGGTCTGAAGAGCTATTAAAAGAAATTAGTTCACTTACCCCTGAAGTAGATGAAGACGCCAAAAAAGGGCGTATAGATTTGCGTGAACTACCATTGGTTACCATTGATGGTGAAGACGCCCGTGATTTTGATGATGCAGTGTATTGTCGTCCAGAGAAAGATGGTGGTTGGCGTTTATGGGTAGCAATTGCCGATGTTAGTTATTATGTTCGCCCTGGTACTGCATTGGATGGTGAGGCGATTAAACGTGGTAACTCGGTTTATTTCCCTAATCAAGTTATTCCTATGCTGCCAGAAGTATTATCAAATGGGTTATGTTCATTAAACCCTGACGTTGACCGTTTGTGTATGGTTTCAGAAATGAGCATTAGCGCAAATGGTAAATTACAGGATGCTAAATTTTATCCGGCAGTAATGAATTCTCATGCGCGTTTTACTTACACCAAAGTAGCAGCCATTTTAGAAGGTGATGTTGACCTTCGAGAGCAATATAAAGAACGTGTTGGCGATCTTGAAGAATTGCATCGTTTATATCATAGCTTAGTTGTTGCCAGACGTGGTCGTGGTGCCATTGAGTTTGAAACTGAAGAAGTCCGTTTTATTTTTAATGCCGATAGAAAAATTGATTCTGTTGAGCCTGTTATTCGAAATGATGCCCATAAAATCATTGAAGAATGTATGATTTTGGCCAATGTTGCTACTGCAGAGTTTGTTACTAAACATGAAAAACCGGGTTTGTATCGTGTACATGATAAACCCAATGAAGAGAAATATAACAATTTAGTGAAGTACCTTGCCGAACTTGGTATTGAATTAACCAAAAAAGATGAGCCAACCTCTGCCGATTTTGGCGAAATTATAGAGAAAGTTGCTGATAGACCTGATCATGAATTGATCCAAACCATGCTATTACGTTCAATGAAACAAGCGGTATATCAATGTGAGAATTTAGGGCACTTTGGTTTAGCGCTGCCAGCATATTCTCACTTTACGTCACCTATTAGACGTTATCCTGATTTAGTCATTCATCGGGTAATTAAAGCGATATTAGAAAACCAGGAAAACAGTACTGTTAATGCCGGTTTCTATGAATATGACCAGCAAGAAGCCTCTGAGTTGGGTGAACACTGTTCAATGACAGAACGCCGTGCAGACGATGCCACCCGTGAAGTATCTGATTGGCTAAAATGTGAATTTATGCAAGACCATGTTGGTGATACGTTCACTGGTGTTATTGCGACAGTTACCAATTTTGGTTTCTTTGTTCGTTTGCAAGATTTTCATATTGAAGGTTTAGTGCATATTAGTTCGCTTGGTAAAGATTATTATTCTCACGATGAAGTGCGCATGTGCTTGGTCGGTGAAAATTCGAAAAAGAAATATCACGTTGGTGATATTCTTGAAGTACAAGTTGCTGCCGTTAACCTTGAGGAAAAGAAAATAGATCTCATCCTAGGAGGTGAAAGCTCTGTTACTGACTTGAACAAAAAGCAAAAAAAGAAAGTTAAAAGTACTCAATATAAAGCTGAAAACAAAACTAAAAGCAAAGCTGGTGAGCGAAAGCCATTCGAACCGGGCAAAAGTAAGAGTAAAACAAAAGATAAAGGCAAATCTAAAGCAGGAAAGAGGCAAAAAGCCAAAGGCCGCCCAGGTAAAAACGCTCGTAAAAAAGCAAAAAGCTAG
- a CDS encoding cytochrome b562, translated as MKKLLLSTILSISFISSAFAAHPQCGETELANIMGNMKDNMKAIKGAAKADDFEKINAIAKQLLVDVQKAEQYVPLAISDKKELNQEQQKEFDDYKNGIANLEKAVTSLTTATNIEEQKAALGKIGKAAKKGHKAFKMDCDE; from the coding sequence ATGAAAAAATTATTACTAAGCACTATTTTATCAATCAGCTTCATCTCATCTGCTTTTGCAGCCCACCCACAATGTGGCGAAACTGAACTTGCCAACATCATGGGCAATATGAAAGACAACATGAAAGCGATTAAAGGCGCAGCTAAAGCCGATGATTTTGAAAAAATCAATGCTATTGCTAAACAATTATTAGTTGATGTTCAAAAGGCTGAGCAATACGTACCTCTCGCTATTAGCGATAAAAAAGAGCTTAACCAAGAGCAACAAAAAGAGTTTGATGATTACAAAAACGGCATTGCCAACCTAGAGAAAGCGGTTACCTCATTAACTACTGCAACAAATATCGAAGAACAAAAAGCGGCACTAGGAAAAATAGGCAAAGCGGCTAAAAAAGGTCATAAAGCATTTAAAATGGATTGTGACGAATAA